A single window of Sphaerodactylus townsendi isolate TG3544 linkage group LG03, MPM_Stown_v2.3, whole genome shotgun sequence DNA harbors:
- the PIRT gene encoding phosphoinositide-interacting protein, producing MEIQSKGMEEGEKSPEHKDLLPSQTASTLCISSRSESVWNAAPRNKWDIYHKPIIILSVGGAVFLFGVAITSLTCFTASKVANITKEAFKLCGPAFLSLGLMLVVCGLVWIPIIRKKLRQRQKYHFLQSIKSFFFNR from the coding sequence ATGGAAATCCAGTCAAAAGGCatggaggaaggagagaagtCTCCGGAACACAAGGACTTGCTGCCCAGCCAAACAGCCAGCACCTTGTGCATCAGCTCACGCAGTGAGTCCGTCTGGAATGCTGCCCCCCGAAACAAGTGGGATATTTACCACAAGCCAATTATCATACTGTCAGTAGGAGGCGCTGTTTTCCTCTTTGGTGTGGCTATCACCAGCCTGACCTGCTTCACAGCATCAAAAGTTGCAAATATAACCAAAGAAGCTTTTAAACTGTGTGGGCCAGCTTTCCTGTCACTTGGTCTCATGCTGGTGGTGTGTGGGCTTGTCTGGATCCCCATCATCCGCAAAAAGTTGAGGCAGAGACAGAAGTACCATTTCCTCCAGAGTATTAAATCATTCTTCTTCAATCGCTGA